The following are encoded together in the Acidicapsa ligni genome:
- a CDS encoding sensor histidine kinase has product MTRKVFYKLLAVFALLLVFHAAVMEMFFRRIVVNSAGGSLHVLGREALLSGVAAILVALPLAAWFSLNISQRLRRMVGFAHRIAEGDLDARLDDGYRDEISAMAEALNTTAARLQQSFAELESRRSELAALLDSMQEAVVAITREGNVSWSNAVMQRLTGSPIREGRALVHSVRDPDVLACAEGALRHRELRLGRANSLVHGRIFEINAAPTPGGGAVVVLHDVTSVEAAEKSRRDFIANVSHELRTPLTSISGYVETLLEDPDPRPETTREFLQIILKNSNRMNRLTEDLLELAGVESPDYKLIPQPIRASALVEDAIESLAGLVVESGIALESGSAPADVVMADPDAMTQVFGNLIENAMKYGKSGGRVRVFAQSLATQNVVEFVVQDFGPGMAYEHLNRIFERFYRIDKARSRDSGGTGLGLAIVKHIVQAHGGRIWAESELGRGAAFHFTLPILTPAVPVSAIVPASIESTPVRKDEKI; this is encoded by the coding sequence GTGACCCGCAAGGTTTTTTACAAACTGCTCGCTGTATTCGCCCTTCTGCTGGTTTTCCACGCTGCGGTAATGGAGATGTTCTTCCGTCGCATCGTGGTGAATTCAGCAGGAGGTTCGTTGCATGTGCTGGGGCGCGAGGCATTGCTGTCCGGCGTAGCCGCGATCCTAGTGGCGCTTCCTTTGGCTGCGTGGTTTTCCCTGAATATCTCGCAACGTTTGCGCCGCATGGTAGGCTTTGCCCACCGTATTGCAGAAGGCGATCTCGATGCCCGTCTCGACGACGGCTATCGTGATGAAATCTCAGCCATGGCCGAGGCGCTTAACACCACTGCTGCCCGGTTGCAGCAGAGCTTCGCCGAGTTGGAGAGCCGCCGCAGCGAACTGGCGGCCTTACTGGATTCCATGCAGGAAGCAGTCGTTGCCATTACCCGCGAGGGCAACGTGAGCTGGTCCAACGCCGTCATGCAGCGGTTGACGGGCTCGCCGATTCGCGAGGGCCGTGCGCTTGTGCATTCCGTTCGCGATCCCGACGTGCTGGCCTGCGCCGAGGGAGCGTTGCGTCATCGCGAGCTTCGCCTGGGACGCGCCAATTCGCTGGTGCATGGGCGCATCTTCGAGATCAATGCCGCTCCTACACCGGGCGGAGGCGCCGTGGTCGTTCTCCATGACGTCACCAGCGTGGAGGCGGCGGAAAAATCCAGGCGCGATTTTATCGCCAATGTGAGCCACGAACTACGCACGCCTCTCACCTCCATCTCTGGCTATGTTGAGACGTTGCTTGAAGATCCCGACCCGCGTCCTGAAACCACGCGCGAGTTCCTGCAGATCATTCTCAAGAACTCCAATCGGATGAATCGCCTCACCGAGGATCTGCTGGAATTAGCCGGTGTTGAGAGCCCGGACTACAAGCTCATTCCTCAACCCATCCGTGCCTCTGCCCTCGTTGAGGATGCCATCGAGTCGCTCGCCGGCCTGGTGGTTGAATCGGGCATTGCCCTGGAGAGCGGCAGTGCGCCCGCGGATGTTGTCATGGCCGATCCCGATGCCATGACCCAGGTCTTCGGCAATCTGATTGAAAATGCCATGAAGTACGGCAAATCCGGAGGCCGTGTGCGTGTCTTTGCGCAGTCTCTGGCCACTCAAAACGTGGTTGAATTTGTCGTCCAGGATTTCGGCCCGGGAATGGCCTACGAGCACCTCAACCGAATCTTCGAGCGCTTTTACCGCATCGACAAGGCGCGTTCGCGAGACTCCGGCGGAACCGGGCTTGGGCTGGCGATTGTGAAGCATATTGTGCAGGCCCACGGCGGACGCATCTGGGCAGAGAGTGAACTGGGACGTGGAGCGGCCTTCCACTTTACGCTCCCAATCCTTACTCCGGCCGTGCCTGTTTCGGCCATCGTACCGGCTTCCATTGAGTCAACGCCCGTCCGAAAAGACGAGAAGATTTAG
- the pstS gene encoding phosphate ABC transporter substrate-binding protein PstS, translating to MKKTSIMIAGLTAGLLLAASGIAQAQKLTGAGATFPYPIYAKWFSEYSAAHPGVEINYQSIGSGGGIRQVTAGLVDFGATDGPMTDEQIASSKIKLVHIPTVLGAVVPIFNVSGVGDLKFSPDVLADIFLGKITTWNDGRIAKDNPGVNLPSETINVVHRSDGSGTSYIFTDYLSKVSKDWANGPGKGTALNWPKGIGGKGNEGVAGLVRQLPGAIGYVELIYAMQNHISFGAVKNPAGNWVKGSIAGVTEAASSVKQIPADYRVSITNAPGAQAYPISSFTWLLVPVKAQDAAKGKVIKDFLNWMLTAGENEVSALYYAPLPKELVAKEHVTVNNLQ from the coding sequence GTGAAGAAGACCTCGATCATGATTGCCGGATTGACGGCTGGCCTGTTGTTGGCAGCGTCCGGCATTGCACAGGCGCAAAAGCTCACCGGTGCTGGTGCCACGTTCCCCTATCCCATCTACGCCAAGTGGTTTAGCGAGTACAGCGCGGCGCATCCGGGCGTTGAAATCAACTATCAGTCGATCGGTTCCGGCGGAGGTATTCGCCAGGTGACGGCTGGGCTGGTGGATTTCGGTGCAACCGATGGTCCAATGACAGACGAGCAGATTGCCAGCTCCAAGATCAAACTGGTTCACATTCCTACCGTCCTCGGTGCAGTCGTTCCGATCTTCAACGTGAGCGGCGTCGGCGACCTCAAGTTTTCTCCGGATGTTCTGGCTGACATCTTCCTCGGTAAGATCACCACCTGGAACGACGGACGTATCGCCAAGGACAACCCGGGAGTAAACCTGCCCAGCGAGACGATCAATGTTGTGCATCGTTCCGATGGCAGCGGCACCAGCTACATCTTCACGGATTACCTGAGCAAGGTCAGCAAGGATTGGGCCAATGGCCCCGGCAAGGGCACGGCTCTCAACTGGCCCAAGGGCATCGGCGGCAAGGGCAACGAGGGTGTTGCCGGTCTGGTTCGCCAGCTTCCTGGAGCCATCGGTTACGTTGAGCTGATCTACGCCATGCAGAATCACATTTCCTTCGGAGCAGTGAAGAACCCTGCAGGAAACTGGGTCAAGGGATCGATCGCAGGCGTGACCGAAGCTGCATCGAGCGTCAAGCAGATTCCGGCAGACTACCGCGTGTCGATTACCAATGCTCCCGGTGCGCAGGCCTATCCAATCTCCAGCTTTACCTGGCTCCTGGTGCCCGTAAAGGCGCAGGACGCTGCTAAGGGTAAAGTTATCAAGGACTTCCTGAACTGGATGCTGACCGCGGGCGAAAATGAAGTTTCCGCTCTCTACTACGCTCCTTTGCCAAAGGAACTGGTCGCGAAGGAACACGTCACCGTCAATAATCTCCAGTAA
- the pstC gene encoding phosphate ABC transporter permease subunit PstC, with protein sequence MSEIRIPKLEVAATPQSEPSGVGSGNPASVGTGPEAVRASTSISEVRRFLLARGNSAFADRLFGGTMMACAMSIFGIVLLIATELVMRSQLSWHKFGFAFFYKFNVDPDTHLPVFWDPVSGTFYALPFLYGTLVSSLLALLIAVPLAIGVAIFLTEMCPKFLRGPLGFVTELLAAIPSVVYGLWAVFVLVPLLREHVNPVFIAIFNNSVVVKLFGWTGIVGDKGFFGGSNYGLGMMAAGVILAVMILPIISSLTREVMNAVPNSQREAVLALGATRWEMIRTGVLRNARIGIVGSVILGLGRALGETMAVAMVIGNRPEISKSLLSLGYSMASVIANEFSEASDNLYLSALIEIGLALFIVTIIVNALARVLVWAVTRGTPARVQ encoded by the coding sequence TTGTCAGAGATTCGCATACCCAAGCTAGAAGTTGCTGCCACGCCTCAATCGGAACCTTCCGGTGTGGGTTCGGGCAATCCTGCTTCTGTCGGCACAGGACCCGAGGCAGTTCGCGCCAGCACATCGATCTCCGAGGTGAGGCGCTTCCTGCTTGCGCGTGGCAACTCAGCCTTCGCCGACCGACTGTTCGGCGGAACGATGATGGCCTGCGCCATGAGCATTTTCGGCATCGTTCTGTTGATCGCGACAGAACTGGTGATGCGGTCGCAGTTGAGCTGGCACAAATTCGGGTTCGCTTTCTTCTACAAATTCAACGTCGATCCGGACACTCATTTACCCGTCTTCTGGGATCCGGTCAGCGGTACTTTCTACGCGCTGCCGTTTCTCTACGGCACGTTGGTTTCGTCCCTGTTAGCGCTTTTGATCGCCGTCCCGCTGGCGATCGGCGTGGCCATTTTTTTGACGGAAATGTGCCCCAAGTTTCTGCGCGGACCACTCGGTTTTGTGACCGAACTGCTCGCCGCTATCCCGAGCGTGGTTTACGGTCTGTGGGCAGTCTTTGTCCTGGTGCCGCTGCTTCGCGAACATGTAAATCCAGTCTTCATTGCCATCTTCAACAATTCAGTAGTGGTCAAGTTGTTCGGATGGACCGGGATTGTCGGCGACAAGGGCTTTTTCGGCGGTTCGAACTACGGCTTGGGCATGATGGCTGCGGGAGTGATTCTCGCCGTCATGATTCTGCCGATCATCTCCTCGCTCACCCGCGAAGTAATGAACGCGGTTCCTAACAGCCAGCGGGAAGCAGTCCTCGCTCTCGGCGCAACACGCTGGGAGATGATTCGCACCGGTGTGTTGCGTAACGCGCGCATCGGCATCGTAGGTTCAGTCATCCTCGGCCTGGGCCGGGCGTTGGGTGAAACGATGGCCGTGGCAATGGTTATCGGCAATCGCCCTGAGATTTCCAAGTCGCTCCTGTCGCTTGGTTATTCCATGGCCTCAGTGATCGCCAATGAGTTCAGCGAAGCCTCCGATAATCTCTACCTGAGTGCGCTGATTGAGATTGGTCTCGCCTTGTTTATCGTCACCATCATCGTGAACGCACTGGCCCGCGTACTCGTGTGGGCCGTCACTCGCGGCACGCCTGCGCGGGTGCAGTAG
- the pstA gene encoding phosphate ABC transporter permease PstA, with translation MRQRMNQNRARSAMRTGVDHMATGLAILATILVIAPLIAIFVYLIYKGASSLNLAFFTQIPKPVGEAGGGMANAIVGSGVLLAVASLIGVPIGIGGGIYLAEFGRGTKLANAVRFTADVLNGVPSIVMGIAVYSLIVIPQGHFSAFSGGVGLGIMMIPTVTRTTEEMLLMVPNAVREAALGLGVPNWRSVLSITLKTASPGVITGCMLAFARVAGETAPLIFTAFGNQFWSASLNQPIAALPLQIYIYAISPYDEWHRLAWAGALVLIILIVLAVSLVRYVASRGILKGAS, from the coding sequence ATGAGACAACGGATGAACCAAAATCGCGCCCGCTCCGCCATGCGCACAGGTGTAGATCACATGGCGACCGGCCTCGCGATCTTAGCCACGATCCTGGTGATCGCCCCACTGATCGCCATCTTTGTTTATCTAATCTACAAGGGCGCAAGCTCGCTGAACCTGGCCTTCTTTACGCAGATTCCCAAGCCGGTCGGCGAGGCTGGCGGCGGTATGGCCAATGCAATCGTCGGCTCAGGAGTGCTGCTCGCTGTTGCCAGCCTGATCGGTGTACCCATCGGCATCGGCGGCGGCATTTATCTCGCCGAGTTTGGCCGGGGAACAAAGCTGGCCAATGCCGTTCGTTTCACGGCTGACGTATTGAACGGCGTGCCTTCCATCGTGATGGGCATTGCAGTCTACTCGCTGATTGTGATTCCGCAGGGACATTTTTCTGCCTTTTCCGGCGGCGTCGGTCTGGGCATTATGATGATTCCCACCGTGACGCGTACCACCGAAGAAATGCTGCTGATGGTGCCCAACGCCGTTCGCGAAGCAGCGCTCGGGCTGGGTGTTCCCAACTGGCGTTCGGTGCTTTCGATCACGCTCAAAACGGCATCGCCCGGAGTGATTACCGGCTGCATGCTGGCCTTTGCTCGCGTTGCCGGTGAGACTGCTCCGCTGATCTTCACTGCATTCGGCAATCAATTCTGGAGTGCCAGTCTTAACCAGCCAATCGCCGCGCTGCCATTGCAGATTTACATCTATGCCATCTCTCCCTATGACGAGTGGCATCGCCTTGCATGGGCCGGCGCGCTGGTTCTGATCATCTTGATTGTTTTGGCTGTTTCGCTTGTACGTTACGTCGCCAGCCGCGGCATTTTGAAAGGGGCAAGCTAG
- the pstB gene encoding phosphate ABC transporter ATP-binding protein PstB: MGVGIEVTNLNAWYGANHTLQDINLPIPANHATALIGPSGCGKSTFVRCLNRMHETNPIARVTGSVRIGEVDIYADASPVEIRRRVGMVFQRPNPFPTMSIYDNVCSGLKLNGYNNRKTLDEIVERSLRDAALWDEVKDDLKKKSGASLSGGQQQRMCIARALAVDPEVLLMDEPASALDPVSTSKIEDLIFQLKSQYTIVIVTHNMQQAARVAEKTGFFLNGRMVEFDSTHKIFTNPSDKRTEDYITGRFG, translated from the coding sequence GTGGGAGTCGGGATCGAGGTCACCAACCTGAACGCGTGGTATGGTGCCAATCACACGCTGCAAGACATCAATCTGCCCATTCCGGCGAACCACGCCACCGCACTTATCGGACCCTCCGGTTGCGGCAAGTCAACCTTCGTACGTTGCCTCAATCGTATGCATGAGACCAATCCGATTGCACGCGTGACGGGCTCCGTGCGCATCGGTGAAGTCGATATTTATGCCGATGCATCGCCGGTTGAGATTCGCCGTCGTGTCGGCATGGTCTTCCAGCGCCCCAATCCTTTCCCGACGATGTCCATCTATGACAATGTCTGCAGCGGATTGAAGCTCAACGGCTACAACAATCGCAAGACGCTCGATGAAATCGTGGAGCGTTCGTTGCGCGATGCCGCGCTGTGGGATGAGGTCAAGGACGATCTGAAGAAGAAGTCCGGCGCCAGTCTATCCGGTGGTCAGCAGCAGCGTATGTGTATTGCGCGCGCACTGGCCGTCGATCCTGAAGTGCTGCTGATGGACGAGCCCGCCTCGGCGCTCGATCCCGTATCCACTTCAAAAATCGAAGATCTAATCTTTCAATTGAAATCGCAATATACAATCGTCATCGTTACCCATAATATGCAGCAGGCCGCACGTGTGGCTGAGAAAACCGGCTTCTTCCTCAACGGTCGTATGGTGGAGTTCGATTCAACCCACAAGATCTTCACCAATCCCAGTGACAAGCGGACCGAAGATTACATCACAGGAAGGTTTGGTTGA
- the phoU gene encoding phosphate signaling complex protein PhoU: protein MTRIRFQRSLDDLKEKLLVMAGLAEQAIQRATEAYRTRDLSICDLVSRSEMAINRLEREIDQSALDLLAMEQPMAIDLRFILAVIKINADLERVGDGAKSISDRVRTMDSMAIADLPVDIPRMASLAADMVRRSLQSFIEADPEMANSVLSMDDAVDSMNRAAHLMLGQVMATECHLAPQALHALMVCRALERVADHATNIAEDVIFWVRGADVRHKGSLETNATADPNNLLT from the coding sequence ATGACACGTATTCGGTTTCAGCGTAGTCTCGATGATCTGAAAGAAAAGTTGCTCGTTATGGCAGGGCTCGCAGAGCAGGCCATTCAGCGCGCCACCGAGGCATATCGCACTCGCGATCTCTCGATCTGCGATCTGGTCAGCCGCAGCGAAATGGCTATCAATCGGCTCGAACGCGAGATCGATCAGTCTGCCCTTGACCTGCTCGCAATGGAGCAGCCCATGGCCATCGACCTGCGCTTCATTCTTGCGGTGATCAAGATCAATGCCGATCTGGAGCGCGTAGGCGATGGAGCCAAGAGCATCAGCGATCGCGTACGCACCATGGACTCGATGGCTATTGCCGATCTGCCCGTCGATATTCCGCGCATGGCTTCGCTGGCCGCGGACATGGTTCGCAGGTCGCTACAGTCGTTCATCGAGGCAGACCCCGAAATGGCGAACTCGGTGCTGAGCATGGATGATGCCGTTGACAGCATGAACCGGGCTGCTCACCTGATGCTTGGCCAGGTCATGGCAACCGAGTGCCACCTTGCTCCGCAGGCACTGCATGCGTTGATGGTTTGCCGCGCGCTGGAACGCGTCGCGGATCACGCGACCAACATCGCCGAAGACGTAATCTTCTGGGTGCGTGGCGCGGATGTTCGCCACAAGGGCAGCCTGGAGACAAACGCAACGGCCGATCCGAATAACCTGCTGACTTAA